In Papaver somniferum cultivar HN1 unplaced genomic scaffold, ASM357369v1 unplaced-scaffold_117, whole genome shotgun sequence, the DNA window CTTAAATTTCAAAAAGATGGTTCCTTGTCTTATTCTTTGACAACTAAGTTTTGTACTGCACAGACCCATACCTCTTCAGGTAAACCATAACCTATTGCTATAGGAAGCCTTACCTCTAATTCTCAGGTCTTGCCTCTCTCCGTTACGTGTCCTTTTCTTTCCTTATCTTTATTTTTTACCAGCTTctttttaatgcttatgttgaacGTTATTGTCGCTATCCCAGTTTCACCTGCAATTTTTCTCTGCAGTGGAACTTCCTATCCTTTCTTTTTGTACTCTTCTCCATAAGAGTTTGGTTATTTTCCTTTGCACTGCTTCTTTTAGCTTTCTTTCGATCTCCTGTTGTGCTTTTAATGAATCAACCTATTTTACTGCCTGTGGGTTTACAACCCTTAAATGCTCAACCAATCCTTAGACGCGCTTCAAATAGAGATTCACCTCCTCAACCTCTTTACCCTTTGATCATCGAAGAGGTTAATAGTGAAACTTCACTAGTGGGTAGAGTTTTCTCAACGTCTATTTTTGATAAGGAGTACATCAAGTACGCCTTAAAATACAGATGGGGTCCTAGGATTAAATTCAAAATCTCTTTTATTTCTGAAAACTTGTTCCTAGTTGATTTTCACCAAAAGGAACATGTTGCTTTAATACTAGCTTACAGACCTTGGCAGGTATATGGGGATGCTTTTCCTTTGTGTCccatattctctgatggtctaaTAGAAAGAGACGCATTAAAATACATCTCAGTTTGGGTCCAACTCCTAAACCTCCAGAACTTTCATTACCATGACTGCATTATAGCTAGGATTTGTAAAAAGATTGGAAGGGTTTCTGAAATCTATCCCCCAAATGCTATCCCTGAACCTGGAGACCCTGTTTTTGTGAAGGTAGAACTTAACATTGAGAGACAACTTCTTAGCTCTGTTAGAGCCAAAGTTGGGTCAAATATGGAATCTGTGATTCACTTTGTCTATATGAATCTTCCCCATCGCATCTGCCTAACTTGTAACAGATTGGGTCATGTGCAATCAAACTGCGCTATTCTAGAGAATCGTATGTTAGAAGGGATCTATGACATCTCTCCCTACATAGATATAGATGATGAATCTCAAAGATGGGAAGATGAGTTTAAGGTGCTTTTAGATGAGGAAATTGATTTGGCAGGTTTTTCTGACGAAACTTTGAGCTCTCCAGCTTTTCTTTCGCCGTCTTCTGTTCTAGACGATATTAtggattttgatttctttgatgCTGATGATTTTCTCGATCAATTATATGGACCTGACTCTGACTCATCTGCAATGGGAGAAGAGGAAGGTGAGTCAGACggtcttttttttcctttaagtGGGTCGGATTCGGTTATGGATGAATATCCATCAAATCTGGGTAAAAGACCTTTTTCGGACCTTCCACCCATAACCCCTAGTTTTTCTCCCTTACCCGACTACAATGACATTTCAGATTGGGATTTCAAAACTAGGTCAGATGGACTTTTAGGGGATTTAGTGAAGAACTCAAATTTCTGTTTGGGTGAATCCTCAGCTGGTGCTCCGGCGATTGTAGATCTGACATCACCGCATCTCTCTAATAATCTTTTTTCACTCCGGAAAATGATCTTCCGGTGAAACCTGCATTCTTAATCACGTTCTCGTCTTCTTCAAGTGaactttcttcttcaagtgattccTCTGAGTCTGATAATTTGTTAGAACTTCCTGTGAAACCTGCATTCATAATCACTTTCTCGTCCTCTTCAAGtgaattttcttcttctaatgttTCTTCTGAGTCTGATATTTTGTTAGCTTCAGATGGTCTTTTCTCCGACCATATCAATCCTTCCccccctcttcctcctcctcctcctgttTTAAATGTAGAAGTTAATTCGAGTCAAAACGAGTTTAATCAGTATGGATCTTTCCTAGAAGAATCTGCATTTTCGTTACCAGTATCTTTCCCTATTGAAGAGCAAATTGTATCCATAATGAAGGCTGCTGATGAAGGAAATCAGGGGGCTCAGTTACTTTTTCTGAACTCAATCTTTCGCAATATCAGTGCCCTGTACCTAATTTTGATAACGTGTTTTGCTTGCTGCTTTAATTGACCTTGCTGTAGAATGTTCTAAATAAATTGCTGCACAAATATATATTTATCCCTGTCTTTTCCCTTTCATCCCTTGCTATTCAAATTTGCTTTTTCTGTGAAATCTGAGTTGTGTAGATTAATATTAGTTCTGGATTGTTGGTTCTAGTTTTACTTTAGATCTCAATTAGGGTATCTGGTCTCTTCCTGCTTTAGGTCTCTGTAGTTAAAACAATGAAAATTGTAGCTTGGAATACACAAGGGTGTGGTTCAAAAAAAACTAGGCATCATCTAGAACatataataaaaactgaaaaacctgaaattttatttttgtctGAGACTAAGTCTCAGAGACACTATCTAAAAAATTGTTGTCTGATTTCCCTAATAGTTACTTTGTGGACCCTATTGGTAAAGCAGGCGGTCTTGCTTTGGCATGGGTCGACGGTTTTCATTTCGAAATTGTGCATTCTAACAAAAACATGTTAAATGTTTTAATCAAAACAAATTTCTTCGACAATTTCTGGCTATTAACAGCTTTCTACGGAAACCCTTATAAACCTAGGAAACTAGAATCTTGGGCATTTCTAGAAGATATATCGTCTAGAATAGCTCACTCTGGTATGACTTGGATTGTAATAGGTGATTACAACCAAGTTCTAAGTCCTTCCGAAAAATTGGGGGGCTTACCCTTCAATAGTTTGGAAGCGGAGCCTTTCAAAAGGCTTCTTCAAAGGGCCGGACTCTCATACATAGGCTTTCAGGGGAACTTTTACACATGGAATAATCATAGAGAGGCCAATAAAAACATTCAGGAAAGGCTAGACAAAGCCTATACAAATGATGATTGGATCTCGCATTTCCCTGACTCTTCTTTAACTGATCTCCCGTGTTTCGGGTCTGATCATAGACCAATTAGGTTAGATCTCTTCCCCTTCTCGGCTCTCAGCCAAATCTACCCTTTTAAATTTTTTGATACTTGGCTTAAAGAAAACTCTTGTATGCAGTTAATTGCACAAACTTGGAATCCTTCTTTACTGAATGTGACTGACGTTGTGCTTAATAACCTAAAAATCTTAGGTGAAAACCTCACGTCTTGGCGGAAGAATGTTTTCGGAGTCCctgaaaaaaagattaaaaaactcCTTCAAAGCATTGATTCAATTCAGTCGTCTAATAGAGTTCATAATAAACAGAAACATCTGAATCAGAAACTCTTAGAGCTAGAAAATCTTTATGATACTCAAGAGGAAATCGCCAAACAATTGTCAAGAGAAAACTTTGTTAATCTTGGAAAAAGAAATACAAAGTATTTTcatttgaaaactttaaaaagaagaaaacggaACCAGATAGATTGTCTTTTAAATCAAAACGGggaaattttgaaacaaaaacctCAAATTGCCGAGGAATTGAAAATGCATTTTGAAACCATTTTTACTGTCTCCCCTACAGTGCCTGACCAAGTTTTAATGAATCTCATTCCTAAAGTCATTTCTGACCAGGATAATGCGGATTTATTAAGAATCCCAACTTCAGACGAAGTTTGGATGGTAGTTAAATCCATGAAATCTAATAAATCTCCTGGACCAGACGGTTTCCTGGTGAGTTTCTTCAAGCATAACTGGGCTCTAGTCGGGAACCAAATTGTTGCTTTAATCCAAAATGTTTTTGTCTCAAAAAAAATTAACCCACAGTTAAACGAGACTTTTCTCTTCttaatccctaaaatcaaacaacCTAAATCCCCTAGTGACTTCAGACCAATAGGACTGAGCAATACCCCATATAAAATTCTTTCTAAACTAATAGCTAATAGGTTGAAACTTCACTTAGAAAAGATGATTTCCCCTTTCCAGTCGGCCTTCTTGTCTTCTAGGAAAATTGCAGATAACATTGTAGTGTCCCATGAAGTGGTTCACTcaataaagaaaatgaaaacgaaACATGGAGGTTTAGGCATTAAGATTGACATGTCCAAGGCTTTTGACAGGGTCAATTGGAACTTTTTACTTCAAACCCTTTCTGCTTTTGGATTCATTAAGGAGTGGTGTGGTTTAATCCATCAGTGTGTGTATACTGCATCAATTGCAGTGCTTCTTAATGGCTCACCAGGTGAGTTTTTCACCCCTACAAGAGGATTAAGGCAAGGAGATCCACTATCTCCTTACCTTTTTCTAATATGTATGGATGTGTTCTCTAGGCTTCtttcttcaaaagaaaaaaccaagCATATAATTGGTATAAAAATTTCTAGGCATAGTATCCCAATCTCTCATCTTCTCTTTGCAGATGACTGTTTGTTGTTCTCTAAAGCTAGTCTAGTGAGTTGTAAAAATCTATTAaatatcataaatcaatttagtaATGCATCTGGTCAGCTCAtaaatttttctaagtcaggCATTTTCTTTAGCAAAAGAATTCACTCAAAATTTCAAAGGATTATGATTAGACTAATGAAGATTAAGAAAATTAGCATTACAGATTCCTACTTAGGAGCTCCTTTATTTATTGATAGATCAAAAATCAAGACTTTTGATAAGATTGTCACCAATATGGAAAACAGAGCTCAAAATTGGAACGGCACAACCTTGGTTCAAGCAAGTAAAAAAGTCCTTATTAATTCTGCTTTATCTAGCTTGCCCATATACCAAATGGGCTGTTTTTCTTTGCCTATAAAAATCACTGACAAAATAGATGTTGTCCAAAGggacttttggtggggaaaacAAAAAAACTCTAAGGGTTACTATCCAATCAGTTGGGGCTTTATGTGTGAACCAGTCGAAGTAGGTGGTCTAGGCTTGAAGGAAGCAAATAAAATGAATAAGGCAATGATCGCTAAACTAGCTTGGAGGATAGCAACACAGAAGAATACTCTATTAGGCACTGTTCTTAAGAACAAATATGTTAAAACCTCAACTATTTTCTATGCCAAAAAACATTACAAGGCTTCGTGGATGTGGGGATGCATTATGTAGGGGGTTTCTCTAATCCACAAATTCAGCTGCTGGGAGGTAGGCGACGGTAAGTCTATCAACATTTGGACTGACATTTGGATACCAGGTATGGAACAAAACCTAATATCATACTGTGGTAATAAATACAATCTCTTAACACTTGTATCTGAGTTGTTAGACTCAAATACTAAAAAGTGGAATGTTACGAAAGTTAAAAGCAACTTTACTTCGGAAATTGCTGATAAGATTCTAGGAATTAGAATTTTCACAAATTTGAATGGTACGTTGAAACAAGACAGATTACGTTGGCTGCTTACAAATGATGGAAATTTTACGGTTAAATCAATGTACAGAAAACTGAAAAATCCTTCTTTGGCTTCCATTAATACTGATATAACTGTTTTTTGGAAATCTTTTTGGAAGTTGAATGTATCGCAAagaataaaaaatttcttatggaAGTGTATTCATAATGCCTTACCTGTTAGGAAAAAACTGAGTGAACATATGGATGACATAGATATAAAATGCATTTTCTGTGATCATGAATGTGAATCTTTAAAGCACTTGTTTTTTGAATGCCCTTATGCTAAATCTGTGGCTTTGCTGCCTCCTGTGGTGGGTATAAATCATAGTAGTAATTTAGATTACTCTTCTGCACAAATGTATTCTAACTGGATAGCAGGTATATATGAAAACTCTGAGATAGAAATCCTGGCAACTAAATGTTGGTTgatttggaaagaaagatgtcTACGAATCTTTCAATCCAAATCAACTACAAGCATTCAACTATCTCTTGCTGTTCAGAGACACTTGGCTTTTTGGTCTCCTCTGAGACAATTAAAACAGGGAGTTATAAATAATACCACTTTTGTGTTACATAGTCATATTGATATAAATGCTAGTAGATGGTCAAAACCCCaagaaaaccaactcaaaataaaCTTTGATGCTTCTTGGTTTGATTCTTCTACTCCTGCTGGATATGGTATAATCCTGAGAGATGATACAGGTGGTACAATCCAAGCCACAGGTGGGACTTTCAGGGCCTCCacagcagaagaagcagaggcTCTGAGTATGCTGGAAACAACAAACTGGGCAAAAAGAATGGACCTAAAGAACTTCTCAGTGGAAGGTGATTGTCAGAGGCTCATCCTTTATGATCAGGACAAACAGAGCAACATCTTTTGGAGAAACAAAGCCATAGTATCTGAAGCTGTGAAGATTTTAAAGACATGTGAAAATTTTTTGGGTTTCATGTTTAAGAACAGGAAGGGCAATGAAGTGGCAGACACTTTGGCAAAAGAAGCGCGTACGCAAGAAATTCATAAACAACAATGGGTGCTGATGCCACATTTTTTAAATTCTGCTTTACTATCTGATGTTTGTTTTCCTAATTCTGCTAACTTTTCTAGCTTACAAAATGGAGTTAACATTATGTTGGTAGACACCAATATCTCAAATCCTCTGGATGAGATAAGGGAAACCAACATTTTAGATACCCGtatgtaatcttttttttttcaatataagtaattttcaaaaaaaataaatacgagAGTCAAAGTCAAGCCCCAGACGAACTGGGCTAACCTAAGCTGGTCACATCCCCAGAATTAAATGCCCACAAACGCCCCAAAATTGGTATTTGCTCTGTGACTCGGCCATTTCGGTACAAAATATTGTGATCGATTTTGATCATGAACTTTAAATGTTGTTCATGATCACCCGAAAAGCAGAGCACTATGATTTGGCCCGGCCATGAGCTGGGCGTGCAGCATGCTGGAGGAACTATTCTTTCAGAATGATAAGAGTATGGTTGGTACACCATATAATTTTTGTCACCACACGATTTTTGTCTTCTTCTAACTGAATTTCAGAGGTCCATGTCTTATCACACAGTTGTTGATACAATGGTCGGTACAGAGCCATGCAAATTGCAATATGGCGTGAAAAAGGAAGAATCTTTCACCAACAAAATGAAATGTGTCACACCCTTAATCCCTTTTCTCTCCTATAAATGTCAACAAACACCAGTTGATAAGTCATCTCATTCCTTAGAAAACCCCCCTTCAATAAATTAATCCTAGCTTGTTAAtgatgaagtcttcatctttaGTTTGTCTTGGTTTTTGCTTTCTTTTCGTGTTGAATGGTTGTTTAGGTcagatagaacaacaaggtggAGGATGGCaaacacagcaacaacagcaacagtcACGCCATTATCAAGGTCAAAGTGAATGTCGAATTGAAAACTTAAATGCTCAAGAACCTAACCGTCGTGTTGAGTCCGAAGCTGGTGTTGTTGAGTTTTGGGATCAGAATAATGAACAATTCGAGTGTGCTGGTGTTGCTGTTACTCGATATATTATCCAACCTAGAGGACTTCTCTTGCCTTCTTTTGCAAATGCCCCTAGACTTGCCTACATTGTTGAAGGTATGTTCCCTTGTTACTCTTCGGATTTTATTTCATGTAATTTGTAAGAAGAATTACCTAAACGCTACAATATACTCATGCACTTACAATTCCAGGTAGGGGATTGACCGGAGCCCTTATCCCTGGCTGTCCTGAAACTTTTCACTCAATTCAACAGTCTCAGCAACTAAGAGGAAGCCAGCAACAGAGATCTAGAGATCAACATCAGAAGGTGCGTAGCATCAAACAAGGTGATGTTTTGGCTTTGCCTGCAGGAGTTTCTCATTGGTGCTACAATGAGGGTGAGACTCCACTTGTCGCTATCGTTGTTCACGACACAAGCAGCAACGCTAACCAGCTGGATCGCAACCTCAGGGTAAATGAATTGATCAATCCTTTTTGACTTGTTAGCAATGAATTATGTCACAGATATctaatacacaaaattggttaaaaagaccaaaatcaacaattcctgggtgaaaaagactcgtacattttgatactgtttaaatagacaaaaattaaaaagatattgttcaaatggacaaaaatataaaaatagccaggatgtaaccagtttcatcctacccattttcaaatattttttcttatttttaatttatatcaggatgcatccagtttcatctttactattttttaaatttaagccgcgatgaatccagtttcatacttgctattttttttgtcaatttcacccatactaatttttactcttcCATTTGAACCataatttaaaaaaatttggacaaatgacccattttccgaatctAATACACGTGCATTCCTCTAGCAGTTCATAATTATATTTTCATAATACGAACAATAGCCAACTATACATGTGATATATATGCAGAGATTTCAAATAGCCGGAAGCCAGCAAACACAAACTAGCTCATATCAAcaaagacaacaacaacaacgtcaACAGGTAAGAGGTCAACAAGATGTCCCAGAAAACAACATCTTCAGTGGCTTCAATGTCGAAACTTTGGCCGAGGCTTTTGGAGTTAGCACCGAGACAGCAAGGAAACTACAAGGACAAAATGACCAGAGAGGTAACATTGTCTTTGTTGAAGGTGGGCTTCGAGTGGTAAGGCCACAACAAGGAGAAGAGGAGGAGGAACGAGAGCAACGTTACAGGACCACAAACGGGTTAGAGGAAACAATGTGCAGCATGAGATTCAAGCAGAACATTGCCAATCCAACAAGAGCTGATATTTACTCAGAAAAAGGTGGAAGAATCACTTCCCTCAACAGCCAGAAGTTACCCATCCTTAACTACATCCAAATGAGTGCTGAGAGAGGAGTTCTTTACCAGGTAAGAACATTTCTTAAAAGATTTCATTAGCAATCAAAATATTTACCATAACATAAGTAACTTTTGTCTCACAAAATGCATGATGTTGTGAGTGCAGAACGCTCTACTTGCACCACACTGGAACTTGAACGCCCACAGCGTGATGTACGTCACCAGAGGAAGTTGTAGGTGTCAAATTGTAGGTAGCCAAGGTCGCCAAGTTTTCAACGGCCAACTAAACCAAGGTCAAATGTTGGTTGTTCCTCAGAACTTCGCCGTGGTTAAACAGGCTGGAAATGAAGGATTTGAATGGGTATCATTCAAGACTAACGACAACGCTATGACAAGTCCATTGGTCGGTAAGACTTCCGTGTTAAGAGCAATGCCCGTAAGTGTGTTGATGAATGCTTACCAAATCTCAAG includes these proteins:
- the LOC113329544 gene encoding legumin B-like encodes the protein MKSSSLVCLGFCFLFVLNGCLGQIEQQGGGWQTQQQQQQSRHYQGQSECRIENLNAQEPNRRVESEAGVVEFWDQNNEQFECAGVAVTRYIIQPRGLLLPSFANAPRLAYIVEGRGLTGALIPGCPETFHSIQQSQQLRGSQQQRSRDQHQKVRSIKQGDVLALPAGVSHWCYNEGETPLVAIVVHDTSSNANQLDRNLRRFQIAGSQQTQTSSYQQRQQQQRQQVRGQQDVPENNIFSGFNVETLAEAFGVSTETARKLQGQNDQRGNIVFVEGGLRVVRPQQGEEEEEREQRYRTTNGLEETMCSMRFKQNIANPTRADIYSEKGGRITSLNSQKLPILNYIQMSAERGVLYQNALLAPHWNLNAHSVMYVTRGSCRCQIVGSQGRQVFNGQLNQGQMLVVPQNFAVVKQAGNEGFEWVSFKTNDNAMTSPLVGKTSVLRAMPVSVLMNAYQISREEAQRLKNNRMEETMILTPGSRSQSQTRASA